One window of Triticum dicoccoides isolate Atlit2015 ecotype Zavitan chromosome 5A, WEW_v2.0, whole genome shotgun sequence genomic DNA carries:
- the LOC119302522 gene encoding dehydration-responsive element-binding protein 1B-like produces MDTAAPGSPREGHRTVCSEPPKRLAGRTKFKETRHPLYRGVRRRGRLGQWVCEVRVRGAQGYRLWLGTFTTAEMAARAHDSAVVALLDRAACLNFADSAWRMLPVLAAGSSRFSSAREIKYAVAVVEFQRQRPVLSTPETHDGEKDVQGSPTPSELSTSSDLLDEHWFGGMNAGSYYASLAQGMLMEPPAARARSEDGGEYSGVQTPLWNTYPTN; encoded by the coding sequence ATGGACACCGCCGCCCCCGGCTCCCCGCGTGAGGGGCACAGGACGGTGTGCTCCGAGCCGCCCAAGAGGCTGGCAGGGCGGACCAAGTTCAAGGAGACGCGCCACCCGCTGTaccgcggcgtgcggcggcggggccGGCTCGGGCAGTGGGTGTGCGAGGTGCGCGTGCGCGGCGCGCAAGGGTACAGGCTCTGGCTCGGCACCTTCACCACTGCCGAGATGGCGGCGCGCGCGCACGACTCCGCCGTCGTCGCGCTCCTCGACCGCGCCGCCTGCCTCAACTTCGCCGACTCCGCCTGGCGGATGCTGCCCGTCCTCGCGGCTGGCTCGTCCCGCTTCAGCAGCGCGCGGGAGATCAAGTACGCCGTCGCCGTCGTGGAGTTCCAGCGGCAGCGGCCCGTCCTGTCCACGCCGGAGACGCACGACGGCGAAAAGGACGTCCAAGGCTCACCGACGCCGAGCGAGCTGTCCACGTCCAGCGACTTGTTGGACGAGCACTGGTTTGGCGGCATGAACGCCGGCTCGTACTATGCGAGCTTGGCGCAGGGGATGCTCATGGAGCCGCCGGCCGCCAGAGCGCGGAGCGAGGATGGCGGCGAATACAGCGGCGTCCAGACGCCGCTTTGGAACACTTATCCGACTAATTAA
- the LOC119302523 gene encoding dehydration-responsive element-binding protein 1B-like codes for MDADAASPSDQHRTVWTEPPKRPAGRIKYKETRHPLYRGVRRRGRHGRWVCEVRVRGTKETRLWLGTFRTAEMAARAHDSASLALSGSAACLNFADSAWRMLLVLAAGSSSFSSAREIKDAVAVAVVAFQRQRSIASTADGEKDVQGSPTPSELSTSSDLLDEHWFGGTDAGSYYSPGMFMEPPERPENRELGAGDV; via the coding sequence ATGGACGCCGACGCTGCCTCCCCGTCGGACCAGCACAGGACGGTGTGGACGGAGCCGCCCAAGAGGCCGGCGGGGCGGATCAAGTACAAGGAGACGCGCCACCCGCTGTACCGCGGCGTGCGGCGTCGGGGGCGGCACGGGCGGTGGGTGTGCGAGGTGCGCGTGCGCGGCACCAAGGAGACAAGGCTCTGGCTCGGCACCTTCCGCACCGCCGAGATGGCGGCGCGAGCGCACGACTCCGCCTCGCTCGCTCTCTCCGGAAGCGCCGCCTGCCTCAACTTCGCCGACTCCGCCTGGCGGATGCTGCTCGTCCTCGCCGCTGGGTCTTCCAGCTTCAGCAGCGCGCGGGAGATCAAGgacgccgtcgccgtcgctgtCGTAGCGTTCCAGCGGCAGCGCTCCATCGCGTCCACGGCCGACGGCGAGAAGGACGTCCAAGGCTCGCCGACGCCGAGCGAGCTGTCCACGTCCAGCGATTTGCTGGACGAGCACTGGTTTGGCGGCACGGATGCCGGATCGTACTACTCGCCGGGCATGTTCATGGAGCCGCCGGAGCGGCCTGAAAACCGCGAGCTCGGTGCCGGCGACGTGTAA